A genomic region of Raphanus sativus cultivar WK10039 chromosome 6, ASM80110v3, whole genome shotgun sequence contains the following coding sequences:
- the LOC108806253 gene encoding probable thiol methyltransferase 1 isoform X2 → MAKQQQTSSYSSGGNIIPTPEEAATFQPQVVAEGGWEKCWEDGVTPWDQGRATPLILHLLDSSSLPLGRTLVPGCGGGHDVVAMANPERFVVGLDISEKALKKANETYGSAPNSMYFAFVKEDVFTWRPDELFDLIFDYVFFCAIELELRPAWAKSMYELLKPDGELITLMYPITDHVGGAPYKVSVSAYEDVLVPLGFKAVSIEENPDSIPTRKGKEMLARWKKIN, encoded by the exons ATGGCTAAACAACAACAAACTTCAAGTTACAGCAGTGGTGGAAACATTATTCCTACTCCTGAAGAGGCTGCAACGTTCCAGCCCCAAGTTGTTGCAGAGG GTGGATGGGAAAAATGTTGGGAAGACGGTGTAACACCGTGGGATCAGGGAAGAGCCACACCTCTCATCCTCCATCTTCTCGACTCCTCCTCTCTCCCTCTTGGCCGTACTCTTGTCCCTGGCTGCGGCGGA GGGCACGATGTCGTTGCGATGGCAAACCCCGAACGTTTCGTTGTTGGACTAGATATATCTGAAAAGGCTCTCAAGAAAGCTAATGAG ACTTACGGCTCCGCACCgaattcaatgtactttgcgtTCGTGAAGGAAGACGTTTTCACTTGGCGTCCTGATGAACTATTCGACCTCATATTCGATTATGT GTTCTTCTGTGCCATTGAACTGGAGCTGAGACCTGCATGGGCTAAATCCATGTATGAACTCTTAAAACCTGACGGCGAACTCATAACTCTCATGTATCCG ATTACCGATCATGTTGGTGGAGCTCCCTACAAAGTATCTGTCTCTGC GTACGAAGATGTGTTGGTTCCCTTAGGATTTAAGGCAGTGTCCATCGAGGAGAACCCAGACTCCATTCCCACTCGTAAG
- the LOC108806253 gene encoding probable thiol methyltransferase 1 isoform X1, producing the protein MAKQQQTSSYSSGGNIIPTPEEAATFQPQVVAEGGWEKCWEDGVTPWDQGRATPLILHLLDSSSLPLGRTLVPGCGGGHDVVAMANPERFVVGLDISEKALKKANETYGSAPNSMYFAFVKEDVFTWRPDELFDLIFDYVFFCAIELELRPAWAKSMYELLKPDGELITLMYPITDHVGGAPYKVSVSAYEDVLVPLGFKAVSIEENPDSIPTRERDACEVEEDQLIQERSDLTV; encoded by the exons ATGGCTAAACAACAACAAACTTCAAGTTACAGCAGTGGTGGAAACATTATTCCTACTCCTGAAGAGGCTGCAACGTTCCAGCCCCAAGTTGTTGCAGAGG GTGGATGGGAAAAATGTTGGGAAGACGGTGTAACACCGTGGGATCAGGGAAGAGCCACACCTCTCATCCTCCATCTTCTCGACTCCTCCTCTCTCCCTCTTGGCCGTACTCTTGTCCCTGGCTGCGGCGGA GGGCACGATGTCGTTGCGATGGCAAACCCCGAACGTTTCGTTGTTGGACTAGATATATCTGAAAAGGCTCTCAAGAAAGCTAATGAG ACTTACGGCTCCGCACCgaattcaatgtactttgcgtTCGTGAAGGAAGACGTTTTCACTTGGCGTCCTGATGAACTATTCGACCTCATATTCGATTATGT GTTCTTCTGTGCCATTGAACTGGAGCTGAGACCTGCATGGGCTAAATCCATGTATGAACTCTTAAAACCTGACGGCGAACTCATAACTCTCATGTATCCG ATTACCGATCATGTTGGTGGAGCTCCCTACAAAGTATCTGTCTCTGC GTACGAAGATGTGTTGGTTCCCTTAGGATTTAAGGCAGTGTCCATCGAGGAGAACCCAGACTCCATTCCCACTC
- the LOC108806253 gene encoding probable thiol methyltransferase 1 isoform X3, whose amino-acid sequence MAKQQQTSSYSSGGNIIPTPEEAATFQPQVVAEGGWEKCWEDGVTPWDQGRATPLILHLLDSSSLPLGRTLVPGCGGGHDVVAMANPERFVVGLDISEKALKKANETYGSAPNSMYFAFVKEDVFTWRPDELFDLIFDYVFFCAIELELRPAWAKSMYELLKPDGELITLMYPITDHVGGAPYKVSVSAYVRRCVGSLRI is encoded by the exons ATGGCTAAACAACAACAAACTTCAAGTTACAGCAGTGGTGGAAACATTATTCCTACTCCTGAAGAGGCTGCAACGTTCCAGCCCCAAGTTGTTGCAGAGG GTGGATGGGAAAAATGTTGGGAAGACGGTGTAACACCGTGGGATCAGGGAAGAGCCACACCTCTCATCCTCCATCTTCTCGACTCCTCCTCTCTCCCTCTTGGCCGTACTCTTGTCCCTGGCTGCGGCGGA GGGCACGATGTCGTTGCGATGGCAAACCCCGAACGTTTCGTTGTTGGACTAGATATATCTGAAAAGGCTCTCAAGAAAGCTAATGAG ACTTACGGCTCCGCACCgaattcaatgtactttgcgtTCGTGAAGGAAGACGTTTTCACTTGGCGTCCTGATGAACTATTCGACCTCATATTCGATTATGT GTTCTTCTGTGCCATTGAACTGGAGCTGAGACCTGCATGGGCTAAATCCATGTATGAACTCTTAAAACCTGACGGCGAACTCATAACTCTCATGTATCCG ATTACCGATCATGTTGGTGGAGCTCCCTACAAAGTATCTGTCTCTGCGTAC GTACGAAGATGTGTTGGTTCCCTTAGGATTTAA
- the LOC108806252 gene encoding probable thiol methyltransferase 2: protein MDRSTNMDHIKEPPGGWEKMWVEGRTLWDLGEATPIVVHLCETGSLPNGRALVPGCGTGYDVVVMANPDRHVVGLELSKTSVERSIKMFSSFANSKHFSFLKEDFFTWEPTEKFDLIFDYNFFCAFEPKVRPLWAKRMQELLNPGGELITLMYPLTGGTPGLPPYRVSVSAYEELLIPLGFELISIVDNELAPDTRKGMEKVGRWKKKSV from the exons ATGGATAGATCAACCAATATGGATCATATCAAAGAGCCTCCTG GTGGATGGGAAAAAATGTGGGTAGAGGGACGAACACTGTGGGATTTAGGAGAAGCAACTCCCATTGTTGTTCATCTTTGCGAAACGGGCTCTTTGCCTAATGGAAGAGCTTTGGTTCCTGGATGTGGAACC GGCTATGATGTGGTTGTGATGGCAAATCCTGATCGTCATGTTGTTGGTCTCGAACTTTCAAAAACCTCAGTCGAAAGATCAATAAAG ATGTTCTCTTCATTCGCTAATTCAAAACATTTCTCCTTCTTGAAAGAAGATTTCTTCACTTGGGAGCCTACTGAAAAATTCGATCTTATTTTTGACTACAA TTTCTTCTGTGCCTTTGAACCTAAAGTTCGACCTCTATGGGCAAAGCGTATGCAAGAACTTCTGAACCCTGGTGGAGAGCTTATAACATTGATGTATCCT TTAACTGGTGGAACACCTGGTCTACCTCCTTACAGAGTATCAGTCTCAGC CTATGAGGAGCTTTTGATTCCCTTAGGATTTGAGCTGATCTCTATTGTTGATAACGAACTTGCTCCAGATACACGCAAG gGAATGGAAAAAGTTGGCAGATGGAAGAAGAAGTCAGTGTGA
- the LOC108806251 gene encoding uncharacterized protein LOC108806251, which yields MSSSLPMRLLLLPLTPSLISPPPDSSHKPLRSQNPNFILRSSTTTSSSLSQLFPRRSRSSSPSVPMCFPQHKEDQANIDTWRNEEDDHITCGLESDEDSGGLRIPTQAQAIVEGSGSVAVSELKPSPDVDYIQELLAIQQQGPRTIGFFGTRNMGFMHQELIEILSYAMVITKNHIYTSGASGTNAAVIRGALRAERPELLTVILPQSLKKQPPESQELLSKVQNVVEKPHNDHLPLLEASRLCNMDIISQVQQVICFAFHDSKLLMETCQEAKNLRKIVTLFYLD from the exons atGAGTTCGTCTCTACCTATGAGGCTCCTTCTTCTGCCTCTTACACCTTCTTTGATTTCTCCTCCTCCGGATTCTTCTCATAAGCCTCTCCGATcgcaaaaccctaatttcattCTCCGTTCTTCTACTACTACTTCTTCTTCATTGTCGCAGCTTTTTCCCCGGCGATCCAGATCCTCTTCTCCCTCTGTTCCCATG TGTTTTCCCCAACACAAGGAAGATCAAGCCAACATAGATACttggagaaatgaagaagatgatcacATTACATGTGGGCTTGAATCAGATGAAGATTCCGGAGGCCTCCGGATTCCTACTCAGGCACAGGCCATCGTTGAAGGATCTGGTTCAGTTGCTGTCTCTGAGCTCAAACCTTCCCCTGATGTTGATTACATTCAA GAGCTGTTGGCGATACAGCAACAAGGGCCTAGAACAATTGGCTTCTTTGGGACCAGGAACATGGGTTTCATGCATCAAGAGCTCATCGAGATACTTAGCTACGCCATGGTTATTACT aaaaatcatatatatacttCAGGTGCATCTGGAACTAACGCAGCTGTTATCAGAGGTGCGTTGAGAGCAGAGAGACCAGAGCTTCTTACAGTCATTTTGCCTCAAAGTTTGAAAAAACAACCTCCTGAGAGCCAAGAACTCTTGTCTAAA GTACAAAACGTGGTAGAAAAGCCACACAATGACCATTTGCCATTATTAGAAGCCAGCAG GCTGTGTAATATGGACATCATATCACAAGTACAGCAAGTGATCTGCTTTGCCTTTCATGACAGTAAGCTTCTCATGGAGACATGTCAAGAAGCTAAAAATCTCCGCAAGATCGTCACTCTCTTCTACCTCGATTGA